A single Bacillus sp. HMF5848 DNA region contains:
- the spoVB gene encoding stage V sporulation protein B — MSKQTFLQGTFILILAGLITRALGFINRIVVARLIGEEGVGLYMMAVPTLVLTITLTQLGLPVAISKLVAEAEAVGDQRKIKKILVVSLTTTGILSIFFTTGMIFLAPFLSQTLLTDERTYYPLIAIAPVVPIIAVSSVLRGYFQGRQNMRPSAYSQVIEQVVRIIFVAICTKTLLPYGVEFAAAGAMISAVIGELASMIYMLFMFRLKKRIKVRRNFFKFAKSGRSTFNELMDIALPTTGSRLIGSVAWFFEPIIVAQSLAIAGVTVAMATRQYGELTGYALPLLFLPSFITVSLSTTLVPAISEAAARKQYTLIEHRLQQAMRLSFVSGGLATVVLYVFAEPLMQLMYGTSNPAVFVKVLAPFFIFYYFQGPLAAALQALNLARAAMINSLIGATVKTAAIFLLATRPELGIMGAALAIVTGFVLVTLLHWATIIKAISFTFYVRDYIKGGVAIVLSGLAGMFVYTRFSESLSMLMVTLLAITITSFIYSVLLMMLGLIKKNEIIRVPLIGKTLSKYVPH, encoded by the coding sequence ATGTCAAAACAAACATTTTTACAAGGAACCTTCATATTAATTCTAGCAGGATTAATCACACGCGCTCTAGGCTTTATAAACCGCATTGTCGTAGCACGTCTAATTGGAGAAGAGGGTGTGGGCCTCTATATGATGGCGGTACCTACGCTTGTTTTAACCATCACTCTTACTCAGCTCGGCTTACCGGTTGCAATATCAAAGCTAGTAGCAGAGGCAGAGGCAGTAGGTGATCAACGGAAAATAAAAAAAATCCTAGTCGTCTCTCTCACGACAACCGGTATTTTAAGTATTTTCTTTACAACCGGTATGATTTTTTTAGCTCCTTTTCTGTCACAAACACTACTAACAGATGAAAGAACATATTATCCACTTATAGCAATTGCTCCTGTGGTTCCTATTATCGCTGTTTCTAGCGTGTTACGCGGCTACTTTCAAGGGCGACAAAATATGCGGCCATCCGCATACTCTCAGGTCATTGAACAAGTCGTACGCATCATATTTGTTGCTATCTGCACAAAAACATTACTACCGTACGGCGTTGAATTTGCAGCAGCAGGTGCTATGATTTCCGCAGTTATTGGTGAATTAGCATCTATGATTTATATGTTATTTATGTTCCGTCTTAAAAAGCGTATAAAGGTACGTCGCAATTTCTTTAAGTTTGCGAAATCTGGTCGCTCTACATTTAATGAGCTTATGGACATTGCATTGCCGACAACTGGTAGTAGATTAATTGGCTCTGTGGCTTGGTTTTTCGAGCCGATTATAGTCGCACAAAGCTTAGCTATTGCTGGGGTTACTGTTGCAATGGCAACAAGACAATATGGAGAACTAACAGGGTATGCTTTGCCATTATTATTTTTACCGTCCTTCATAACTGTTAGCTTATCTACCACGCTAGTACCCGCTATTAGTGAAGCAGCCGCAAGAAAACAGTACACGTTAATTGAGCATAGACTTCAACAAGCTATGCGCTTATCATTCGTTAGTGGAGGGTTAGCAACTGTAGTCCTCTATGTCTTTGCTGAACCTCTTATGCAGCTTATGTATGGTACAAGCAACCCAGCTGTATTTGTTAAGGTGTTGGCACCGTTTTTTATTTTCTATTATTTTCAAGGGCCGCTTGCCGCTGCTTTACAAGCGTTAAACCTTGCTAGAGCCGCTATGATCAACAGTTTAATTGGTGCTACTGTAAAAACGGCAGCTATATTTCTATTAGCGACAAGACCTGAACTAGGAATTATGGGAGCCGCATTGGCGATCGTAACCGGCTTTGTACTCGTTACCTTGTTACATTGGGCTACTATAATTAAAGCTATTTCGTTTACCTTTTATGTTCGCGATTATATAAAAGGAGGCGTCGCCATTGTTTTATCTGGACTAGCTGGTATGTTTGTATACACACGTTTTAGCGAAAGCCTGTCAATGTTAATGGTTACCCTACTTGCAATTACTATCACATCTT
- a CDS encoding post-transcriptional regulator — protein MEKTEHVLDKYQTIMMPFLISKMEEIQMLGYEQATIDDIWTCLKKRKWRKKADQKSVHEIVNDIMTLKVSEFMTYISIESQVTGSIFDEEGLDDLKKLLGK, from the coding sequence ATGGAAAAGACCGAACATGTCCTTGATAAATATCAGACGATAATGATGCCTTTTTTAATTAGTAAAATGGAAGAAATCCAAATGCTTGGCTATGAGCAAGCAACCATTGACGATATTTGGACTTGTTTAAAAAAGAGGAAGTGGCGTAAAAAGGCAGATCAAAAAAGTGTTCACGAAATTGTCAATGATATTATGACATTGAAGGTTAGCGAGTTTATGACATATATATCAATAGAATCGCAAGTAACGGGTAGTATTTTTGATGAAGAAGGTTTAGATGACTTAAAAAAGCTGCTTGGTAAATAA
- the secDF gene encoding protein translocase subunit SecDF, with protein MVKRGRIIAFFLLVLLIGSTIGTTISGITERIKLGLDLQGGFEVLYEVSPAKVGDVIDREAMLSTVEALNRRVNVLGVSEPNIQIEGEDRIRVQLAGIENQSEAREILSTEANLTFRDVFDKQLLDGSDLVQGGAKQTFDPNTNAPIVALKLKDAARFKEVTEHILSLAPNNLMVIWLDFEEGVSSYQTNPNDPKIISAASVRQVFNQTDVVIEGNFTIEEAAQLADLLNAGALPVKLTEVYSTSVGAKLGEQAMQSTIFAGFIGIAIIFLFMILYYRLPGLVATITLSLYIYVVLLVFDWMNGVLTLPGIAALILGVGMAVDANIITYERIKDELKLGKTTMSAFRAGSRRSLSTILDANITTLLAAGVLFAYGTSSVQGFATMLILSILASFLTSVYASRLFLGLLVNSRWLNNKPGLFGVKKSDILDIATVTDDTEVPTKFSNWDFVKRRKLFFIISSSMVVLGIIVIAIFRLNLGIDFASGTRIEILANDTVTAEEIKQEFNALNIETKDIFLSGTNNEIGVARLLGVLDQGEIAKVKDHFATLYGAEPNISTVSPTVGKELAKNAFIAIMIASVGIIIYVTIRFEIYFALASIVALLHDAFFIIVLFSITRLEVDLTFIAAVLTIVGYSINDTIVTFDRIRENLARKKRIKSFDELADIVNKSLQQTMVRSFNTVLTVVFAIIALIIFGSSSILNFSVALLIGLISGTYSSLFIAAQLWLVWKGQQLKRKGVLKVGKSEPKEPRPEEVV; from the coding sequence ATGGTGAAAAGAGGGAGAATCATTGCGTTTTTCCTCCTAGTACTTTTAATTGGAAGTACGATTGGAACAACGATTTCAGGTATTACTGAACGTATTAAGCTGGGACTTGATCTTCAAGGTGGGTTTGAGGTCCTATATGAAGTGTCACCAGCTAAAGTAGGCGATGTTATAGATCGCGAAGCAATGTTAAGTACGGTGGAAGCACTTAATAGACGTGTAAACGTCTTAGGTGTCAGTGAACCTAATATTCAAATTGAAGGTGAAGACCGTATCCGTGTTCAACTTGCAGGTATTGAAAACCAAAGTGAAGCACGAGAGATTTTATCAACGGAAGCAAATTTAACATTCCGGGATGTATTTGATAAGCAATTGTTAGATGGTTCCGACCTCGTTCAAGGTGGAGCAAAGCAAACCTTTGACCCTAACACAAATGCACCGATTGTCGCTTTAAAATTAAAGGATGCCGCAAGATTCAAGGAAGTTACAGAGCATATTTTGAGTCTAGCACCTAACAATTTAATGGTGATTTGGCTCGATTTTGAAGAGGGTGTAAGCTCATATCAAACTAATCCTAATGATCCTAAAATAATTTCAGCTGCATCTGTTAGACAAGTTTTTAATCAAACAGATGTTGTAATAGAAGGTAATTTTACGATTGAAGAAGCTGCTCAATTAGCTGACTTATTAAATGCAGGGGCACTTCCTGTTAAATTAACGGAGGTATACTCTACTTCAGTTGGAGCTAAGCTTGGTGAGCAAGCAATGCAGTCAACTATTTTTGCAGGATTTATTGGTATTGCAATCATTTTCTTATTTATGATTTTATACTATCGTCTGCCAGGTCTTGTAGCAACGATAACATTGTCGTTATATATTTACGTGGTGTTACTTGTATTTGATTGGATGAATGGTGTTCTGACACTACCAGGTATCGCAGCGTTAATTCTCGGTGTTGGTATGGCAGTCGACGCAAATATTATTACGTACGAGCGAATCAAAGATGAGTTGAAGCTTGGGAAAACAACGATGTCTGCATTTCGTGCAGGTTCTCGTCGTTCACTTTCAACAATCCTAGATGCCAATATTACGACATTACTAGCAGCCGGGGTTTTATTCGCGTATGGGACAAGCTCTGTACAAGGGTTTGCAACTATGTTAATTTTAAGTATTCTAGCAAGCTTTTTGACGTCTGTATACGCATCGCGATTATTCCTTGGGTTATTAGTAAATAGTCGTTGGCTTAATAATAAACCAGGACTGTTCGGCGTGAAAAAGAGTGATATTCTCGATATCGCGACTGTAACAGATGATACGGAGGTACCTACTAAATTTAGTAATTGGGACTTCGTAAAACGCCGTAAGTTATTCTTTATTATATCTAGTTCGATGGTAGTGTTAGGTATTATAGTAATAGCTATCTTCAGATTGAACTTAGGTATTGATTTTGCAAGTGGAACGCGTATTGAAATACTTGCTAACGATACTGTAACAGCAGAAGAAATTAAACAAGAATTTAATGCGTTAAATATTGAAACAAAGGATATATTCTTATCAGGTACAAACAATGAGATTGGTGTTGCTCGTCTACTTGGCGTGTTAGACCAAGGTGAAATAGCTAAAGTAAAAGATCACTTTGCAACGCTTTATGGTGCAGAGCCTAATATAAGCACTGTATCACCAACAGTAGGGAAAGAGTTAGCAAAGAATGCATTCATAGCAATTATGATTGCTTCGGTAGGTATCATTATTTATGTAACAATTCGCTTTGAAATCTATTTTGCATTAGCATCAATTGTCGCGCTATTACATGATGCGTTTTTCATTATTGTATTATTTAGTATTACAAGACTTGAAGTTGATTTAACGTTTATTGCAGCCGTTTTAACAATCGTCGGGTATTCCATCAATGATACAATTGTTACGTTTGATAGAATTCGTGAAAATTTGGCTCGAAAAAAACGCATAAAATCATTTGACGAATTAGCAGACATTGTTAATAAGAGTTTACAGCAGACGATGGTTCGTTCCTTCAATACTGTGTTAACAGTTGTCTTTGCTATTATTGCTTTGATTATTTTCGGAAGCTCAAGCATCTTGAATTTCTCTGTCGCACTTTTAATCGGTTTAATTTCGGGTACGTATTCGTCTCTTTTCATTGCTGCCCAGCTATGGCTAGTTTGGAAGGGACAGCAATTGAAAAGAAAAGGCGTGTTAAAAGTAGGCAAATCAGAGCCAAAAGAACCGAGACCAGAAGAGGTTGTGTAA